The sequence TATATCGACTGGTCGCTGGGCGTCGATTATGCAATCAGCGAAAACCTGACGCTGGGAGTGGCCTATACGGACACCGACGATTCCCCGGCACAGAAAGATTTCACCGACTCTGCATTCGTCTTCACTCTCGGCGTATCCTTCTAAATTCACAAATCGTCACGCTGAAACAAGGGGCCGCTCGGACAACCGGGCGGCCCTTTTTTTAGCTGGCGGCCACCAGCTTTCGCGTTGCCCGATGGCGGGGATGATCGATCACCCTCTGAACCGGCCCTGTTTCGACAATCCGGCCTTCTTCCATAACCGCGATCCGGTGGCACAATCGCCGCGCGGCAGCGATATCATGCGCAATGAACAGCAGGCTCAAACCGTTCGCGGCCTGCAGCCGCCGGAGCAACTGCAGGATCTCGGCTCCGACCAGCGGATCGAGCGCCGAGGTCGCTTCGTCCAGCACCAGAAGCCTGGGAGAGGCAATGATCGCTCGCGCAATCGCGACCCGCTGCGCCTGCCCGCCCGAAAGGCTGGCCGGTGTGCGGGCCAGAAACTCTTCCGCAAGATCGACCTCGGACAGCGCCTGGCGGGCCATTTCGCTCCGTTCGGCACGCGTCAGATCGGGTCGCAAGTTTTGCAAAGGCTCGGTCACGATATCGCCGACCCGCCATTGCGGATCAAGACTGGCGACCGGGTCCTGAAAGACCGGCTGGATCAGCCGGCGCATATCGAGATCGCGCTTGCGGCGCTCGGGCAGCGGCGCGCCCTCCCACAGGATTTTTCCTCTGGTCACCGGGCCGATGCCGGCAATCGCCCGCCCAAGCGTGGATTTTCCGGATCCGGAACCGCCGACGAGCGCCAGCGATTCGCCCTGTCCGATCGTGAGACCTGCTTCTGCCACCGCATGAATCGTGCCGCGACGCCAGCCGGGCCGGCGAAATTCGACCCCGACATCTAGGGTTTCGAGCAACAGGTCGCCGGGCCGGCTGAGCTTCGGTGCCGCTTCGTCCAGACGCGGCGTGGCGGCGATCAGGCGCCGGGTATAATCTTCTGCTGCATGGGCGATGACTTCCCGAGTCGGGCCCATTTCCACCAGCCGCCCTTTTTCCATCACCACCAGTTGATCGGCATGGCCCTCGACCGAGGCAAGGTCGTGACTGACCAGCAGCATCCCGAGTCCCTGTTCCGCGCGCAATGCGTCGAGCAGGTCCATGATCTCCTGGCGCAAGGAAGCATCCAGCGCACTGGTCGGTTCGTCGGCAATCAGCAATTTGGGATCATGGGCGATGGCCGCAGCAATCATCACCCGCTGGCGTTCGCCACCGGACAGCCGGTGCGGGAACTGGTCCAGTCGCTCGTCCGCCCGCGCGAGGCCGACCCGCTCCAGCTTTTGTGCCAGTTCCCGGCGCGACGGCCGTGCTGCTCCGGCCTGCATCGTCGCTTCCTGCAATTGCGCGCCAACAGACAAATGCGGTGTCAGTGCGGTCAGTGGCTGCTGAAATACGAAGCCAGCCAATCTGCGGCGAATATCACGCAGGTGGCCGGCATCCGTTGTGCGGAGGTCGACACCATCCAGCTTGATCGAACCGGCAGCGGTGCCCGGAGTCAGACCGAAGGGCGTCAGGCAGGTCAGGCTTTTCCCGGAACCGGACGCCCCGATGATCGCCGTGCATTTTCCCGCCTCGACAGTCAGGCTGACATCCTCGACCTGCCGCTTGCCCGCGATATCGACC comes from Sphingorhabdus sp. YGSMI21 and encodes:
- a CDS encoding ABC transporter ATP-binding protein is translated as MSLYEIRNLAVDIAGKRQVEDVSLTVEAGKCTAIIGASGSGKSLTCLTPFGLTPGTAAGSIKLDGVDLRTTDAGHLRDIRRRLAGFVFQQPLTALTPHLSVGAQLQEATMQAGAARPSRRELAQKLERVGLARADERLDQFPHRLSGGERQRVMIAAAIAHDPKLLIADEPTSALDASLRQEIMDLLDALRAEQGLGMLLVSHDLASVEGHADQLVVMEKGRLVEMGPTREVIAHAAEDYTRRLIAATPRLDEAAPKLSRPGDLLLETLDVGVEFRRPGWRRGTIHAVAEAGLTIGQGESLALVGGSGSGKSTLGRAIAGIGPVTRGKILWEGAPLPERRKRDLDMRRLIQPVFQDPVASLDPQWRVGDIVTEPLQNLRPDLTRAERSEMARQALSEVDLAEEFLARTPASLSGGQAQRVAIARAIIASPRLLVLDEATSALDPLVGAEILQLLRRLQAANGLSLLFIAHDIAAARRLCHRIAVMEEGRIVETGPVQRVIDHPRHRATRKLVAAS